One Natrinema longum genomic window carries:
- a CDS encoding sulfatase, with protein MEPTRQSNVLFVVLDTVRKDRLGPYGYERETTPELSRFAQEATVFESAVAPAPWTLPVHASLFTGRYPSQHGADQGSPYLEDATTLASVLSTAGYDTACYSSNAWITPYTGLTDGFDHHDSFFEVLPRDVLSGPLASAWQTVNDNEYLRDLASTIVHLGAKAHAKLASGEGADSKTPSVIDRTKSFIDDSGSDEGWFAFVNLMDAHLPYYPPEEYREEFAPGVDPDDVCQNSKEYNSGARAIDDDEWEAIRGLYDAEIAHMDAELGRLFEWLRETGQWDETTVVVCADHGELHGEHDLYGHEFALYDQLINVPLLVKHPELEADRRDDLVELLDCYHTVLEALDVDPETVVTRAADGEPVARDPTRSLLSSEYRAFDGTADPDPGQQAVLEGDGDADYGFVEYAQPVIELHHLEEKASEAGIELADDHRAYARLRAARSTDAKYVRADRIPDEGYRLDADPDEESAIEPSDDETVAATERALANFEDAVGGAWDDPTEADRDEADALAEADEETQERLRELGYLE; from the coding sequence ATGGAGCCGACTCGCCAGTCGAACGTCCTCTTCGTCGTGCTGGATACGGTCCGAAAGGACCGGCTCGGTCCGTACGGCTACGAGCGGGAGACGACGCCCGAACTCTCTCGGTTCGCCCAGGAGGCGACGGTCTTCGAGTCAGCAGTCGCCCCCGCCCCGTGGACCTTGCCCGTCCACGCCTCGCTGTTCACCGGCCGTTATCCGAGCCAGCACGGTGCCGACCAGGGGAGTCCCTACCTCGAGGACGCGACGACCCTCGCGTCAGTGCTGTCGACGGCCGGCTACGACACCGCTTGTTACTCCTCGAACGCCTGGATCACGCCCTACACCGGGCTCACCGACGGGTTCGACCACCACGACTCGTTCTTCGAGGTCCTTCCCCGCGATGTCCTCTCGGGCCCGCTGGCGAGCGCGTGGCAGACCGTCAACGACAACGAATACCTCCGGGACCTCGCCTCGACGATCGTCCACCTCGGAGCGAAAGCCCACGCCAAACTCGCCAGCGGCGAGGGCGCGGACTCGAAGACACCTTCGGTCATCGACCGCACGAAGTCGTTCATCGACGACAGCGGGAGCGACGAGGGCTGGTTCGCGTTCGTCAACCTGATGGACGCCCACCTCCCCTACTACCCGCCCGAGGAGTACCGCGAGGAGTTCGCACCCGGCGTCGATCCCGACGACGTCTGTCAGAACTCCAAAGAGTACAATTCCGGAGCGCGGGCGATCGACGACGACGAGTGGGAGGCGATCCGCGGGCTGTACGACGCCGAGATCGCACACATGGACGCCGAACTCGGCCGGCTGTTCGAGTGGCTGCGCGAGACCGGACAGTGGGACGAGACGACCGTCGTGGTCTGTGCCGATCACGGCGAACTCCACGGTGAACACGACCTCTACGGTCACGAGTTCGCCCTCTACGACCAACTGATCAACGTCCCGCTGCTGGTGAAACACCCGGAACTCGAGGCCGACCGGCGCGACGACCTCGTCGAGTTGCTCGATTGCTATCATACGGTCCTCGAGGCACTCGACGTCGACCCCGAGACCGTCGTCACTCGGGCAGCAGACGGCGAGCCCGTCGCTCGCGACCCGACGCGATCGCTGCTCTCGAGCGAGTATCGGGCGTTCGACGGCACGGCCGATCCCGATCCCGGCCAGCAGGCCGTCCTCGAGGGGGACGGGGACGCCGATTACGGGTTCGTCGAGTACGCACAGCCGGTCATCGAACTCCATCACTTAGAGGAGAAGGCCAGCGAGGCGGGCATCGAACTCGCGGACGATCATCGCGCGTACGCGAGGCTTCGCGCCGCCCGCAGTACCGACGCGAAGTATGTCCGCGCGGACCGCATCCCGGACGAAGGGTATCGGCTCGACGCGGATCCGGACGAGGAATCGGCCATCGAGCCGTCCGACGACGAGACCGTCGCCGCGACCGAACGGGCGCTCGCGAACTTCGAAGACGCCGTCGGCGGCGCGTGGGACGACCCGACCGAGGCGGACAGGGACGAAGCCGATGCCCTGGCCGAGGCCGACGAGGAGACACAGGAGCGGCTTCGCGAACTCGGCTATCTCGAGTGA
- a CDS encoding FAD-dependent oxidoreductase, with protein sequence MSDPFVVVGGDAAGMSAASKAKRDDPDRDIVVFEKGEWVSYGACGLPYYVKGEIQSLEELVSVTPEEFREERDIDLRTGHEVVDIDTADRTVTAEGDAGTVVQPYDHLLIATGAESVVPSIDGTDREGVYTLGSMSDGKELREYVARARDGESFQQPDRGPACRYLEDCTGPVGVVGGGYIGVEMAEALAANGFEVNLFQRGDRVLKGFSDETSEYVADHLRDEDVALHLDADVLELAGGDRVEAVVTADDRIDVEMVLLGTGVRPRTKLAEDAGIELGDTGAIATDSYRETSAPDVYAAGDCAEATHVVTGEPAYVPLALTANRHGRAIGQTVTGTPTEGGDIAGTAAVKAFDVEAARTGILDPEKAREAGFDPVSETVTAKSRAGYYPEGGDVTITLTADRDSERVLGASLVSEYGEGAVHRSHAVVAALSEGATVADVENYDLAYAPPFNTTWDPVLVAAKVLSGKMG encoded by the coding sequence ATGAGCGACCCATTCGTCGTCGTCGGCGGTGACGCAGCGGGGATGTCCGCAGCGAGCAAGGCGAAACGTGACGATCCCGACCGCGACATCGTCGTCTTCGAAAAGGGGGAGTGGGTTTCCTACGGCGCGTGCGGGTTGCCCTACTACGTCAAAGGCGAAATCCAGTCGCTCGAGGAACTCGTTTCGGTGACTCCCGAGGAGTTTCGCGAGGAACGCGACATCGATCTCCGAACGGGACACGAAGTCGTCGACATCGACACCGCGGATCGGACGGTCACCGCCGAGGGCGATGCCGGGACAGTCGTCCAGCCCTACGACCACCTGCTGATCGCGACGGGAGCGGAGTCGGTGGTGCCATCGATCGACGGCACGGACCGCGAGGGAGTGTACACGCTCGGTTCGATGAGCGACGGGAAGGAACTCCGCGAGTACGTCGCGCGCGCTCGCGACGGCGAATCGTTCCAGCAACCGGATCGAGGGCCGGCCTGTCGCTACCTCGAGGACTGTACCGGCCCCGTCGGTGTCGTCGGCGGCGGCTACATCGGCGTCGAGATGGCCGAGGCGCTGGCAGCGAACGGGTTCGAAGTAAATCTCTTTCAGCGCGGGGACCGCGTTCTGAAGGGGTTCAGCGACGAAACCAGCGAGTACGTCGCCGACCACCTTCGAGACGAGGACGTCGCACTCCACCTCGATGCCGACGTCCTGGAGCTGGCAGGGGGAGACCGCGTCGAAGCCGTCGTCACCGCGGACGACCGGATCGACGTCGAGATGGTGTTGCTCGGAACCGGCGTTCGTCCCCGAACGAAGCTCGCCGAGGACGCGGGTATCGAACTCGGTGACACCGGTGCGATCGCCACCGATTCCTACCGCGAGACGAGCGCGCCGGACGTCTACGCGGCGGGCGACTGTGCCGAGGCGACCCACGTCGTCACGGGCGAGCCGGCGTACGTGCCGCTCGCGCTGACCGCCAACCGACACGGACGTGCGATCGGCCAGACTGTTACCGGGACGCCGACCGAGGGTGGCGATATCGCCGGCACGGCCGCCGTCAAGGCCTTCGACGTCGAAGCGGCACGCACCGGGATCCTGGACCCCGAGAAAGCCCGCGAAGCCGGGTTCGATCCGGTGAGCGAGACCGTGACCGCGAAATCCCGCGCGGGCTACTACCCCGAGGGCGGGGACGTCACGATCACGCTGACCGCTGACCGCGACTCCGAACGGGTCCTCGGTGCGAGCCTCGTCAGCGAGTACGGCGAGGGTGCAGTCCACCGCAGTCACGCGGTCGTCGCGGCGCTCTCTGAGGGGGCCACCGTCGCCGACGTCGAAAACTACGACCTCGCGTACGCGCCGCCGTTCAACACCACGTGGGATCCGGTGCTGGTCGCCGCGAAGGTGCTATCCGGGAAAATGGGGTAG
- a CDS encoding glycosyltransferase: protein MKIGFFTDSYFPEIDGVTYTIKLWREELERKGHEVYVVYPDGDYDPDEREVPVRSLPNPFYAGYRIPLTRRASTLPDLDIVHCHGPAPIGVLGRYYAWKHDLPTIYTHHTPLEEYFHQSIKLESIAGLLSKLYVPVENGFLGSFDVVTASTERIDRDVEHVQLPVGIDMDFFQPTAEDWYPDRRVIGYSGRLSMEKNVSEILRAAEALPEYDFVVVGEGPYRDCLERNAPENVELREFLPREELPIFYSSIDTFVTASTADTLGLSTLEANACGTPVAAADVPPFDQTIGSENGERFEYGDLESMVDAIETCLSTDRETRGAVERYSVSYTMDHLEQLYHNVPLAKDESPTEAESPWRFSEEERS, encoded by the coding sequence ATGAAGATCGGATTCTTTACGGACAGTTATTTCCCAGAGATCGACGGCGTAACGTATACGATCAAGCTCTGGCGTGAGGAGCTCGAACGCAAAGGACACGAGGTCTACGTCGTCTACCCCGACGGCGACTACGACCCCGACGAACGTGAGGTCCCGGTCAGATCGCTCCCGAATCCCTTCTATGCCGGCTACCGGATCCCGCTGACCCGCCGTGCCTCGACGCTTCCCGACCTCGATATCGTCCACTGTCACGGCCCCGCCCCGATCGGCGTTCTCGGCCGCTACTACGCCTGGAAACACGACCTACCGACGATCTACACCCATCACACGCCCCTCGAGGAGTACTTCCACCAGAGCATCAAACTCGAGTCGATCGCGGGGCTGCTCTCGAAGCTGTACGTCCCCGTCGAGAACGGCTTCCTCGGGAGTTTCGACGTCGTGACCGCGTCGACGGAGCGAATCGACCGCGACGTCGAACACGTCCAGCTACCGGTCGGGATCGACATGGACTTCTTTCAGCCGACCGCGGAAGACTGGTACCCCGATCGGCGGGTCATCGGCTACAGCGGTCGACTCAGCATGGAGAAGAACGTCAGCGAGATTCTGCGGGCCGCCGAGGCGTTGCCGGAGTACGATTTCGTCGTCGTCGGCGAGGGACCGTATCGCGACTGTCTCGAGCGCAACGCCCCCGAAAACGTCGAACTCCGGGAGTTCCTCCCCCGCGAGGAACTGCCGATCTTCTACTCCTCGATCGACACGTTCGTCACCGCCTCGACCGCGGACACCCTCGGGCTCTCGACGCTCGAGGCCAACGCCTGCGGGACGCCCGTCGCGGCCGCCGACGTCCCGCCGTTCGACCAAACGATCGGCTCCGAGAACGGCGAGCGGTTCGAATACGGCGATCTCGAGTCGATGGTCGACGCGATCGAGACCTGTCTGTCGACCGACCGCGAGACCAGAGGGGCCGTCGAACGCTACTCGGTCAGCTACACGATGGACCACCTCGAGCAACTGTATCACAACGTGCCGCTGGCGAAAGACGAGTCCCCGACCGAAGCCGAGAGCCCGTGGCGGTTCTCCGAGGAAGAACGGAGCTGA
- a CDS encoding metal-dependent hydrolase, translated as MGPGRLAFLAGAFATHAIVGYALVRGGTGADPRLGIVFGLVPDVDFLFLSEWGQPFVHRGITHTPLFVLAVVAGSYAIARSREIAAAVALALGSHLVIDALSPMGIDPLFPLETNWSPGLPVHGPTATVVLWTASVGLLAWRTDAFRSGD; from the coding sequence ATGGGGCCGGGACGGCTCGCGTTCCTCGCTGGAGCGTTCGCGACCCACGCGATCGTCGGCTACGCACTCGTTCGAGGGGGTACTGGAGCCGATCCGCGACTCGGAATCGTGTTCGGGCTCGTTCCCGACGTGGATTTCCTCTTTCTCTCGGAGTGGGGGCAGCCGTTCGTCCACCGCGGGATCACTCACACGCCCCTGTTCGTGCTGGCGGTCGTCGCTGGCAGCTACGCGATCGCTCGCAGTCGAGAGATCGCGGCCGCCGTCGCTCTCGCATTGGGGTCACATCTCGTTATCGACGCGCTCTCTCCGATGGGAATCGACCCGCTATTCCCGCTCGAGACGAACTGGAGTCCCGGGCTCCCGGTACACGGACCGACCGCGACGGTCGTCCTCTGGACGGCGTCGGTCGGGCTTCTCGCGTGGCGAACCGACGCGTTTCGATCGGGCGACTAG
- a CDS encoding DedA family protein, whose amino-acid sequence MLPLQLEDTPPRLESLFTSEFAFAVLFGICVLEGAMLLRFMPSELVVPAALALIGSSMPESITIVAVAVVGTTIGQCGLFYLVRRAGREYVLRKRWFPITESRLERFDGWFDRWGALAVPVSNTLLFVRGLATVPAGLSEMEWRSFAVLSAVGSLSFQSILAALYLLGGHLLA is encoded by the coding sequence ATGCTCCCGCTGCAACTCGAGGACACGCCGCCCCGGCTCGAGTCGCTGTTCACGTCGGAGTTCGCGTTCGCAGTGTTGTTCGGGATCTGCGTGCTCGAGGGGGCGATGTTGCTCCGCTTTATGCCGAGCGAACTCGTCGTCCCGGCCGCACTCGCCCTGATCGGCTCGTCGATGCCCGAGTCGATCACGATCGTCGCCGTCGCGGTCGTCGGCACGACGATCGGTCAGTGCGGGCTGTTCTATCTCGTCCGTCGGGCCGGTCGCGAGTACGTCCTGCGAAAGCGCTGGTTTCCGATCACCGAGTCGCGACTCGAGCGCTTCGACGGCTGGTTCGACCGCTGGGGCGCACTCGCGGTTCCGGTAAGCAACACGTTGCTGTTCGTTCGCGGACTGGCCACCGTGCCCGCCGGCCTGTCCGAGATGGAGTGGCGTTCGTTTGCCGTCCTGTCGGCGGTTGGGTCGCTTTCCTTTCAGTCGATCCTCGCCGCGCTCTACCTCCTCGGGGGCCACCTGCTCGCCTAG
- a CDS encoding RidA family protein, which produces MGHDRIDPEGIADPVDDLYSQVVVSSGEKTIHVAGTTARDSDGLVVGETYAEQIEQTLTNVEASLAAAGADPADVVRQTIYALDCDAFVEEAYPHVVDFYGDDALPASALIGADSLADPDYLLELEVTAVLEE; this is translated from the coding sequence ATGGGACACGATCGAATCGACCCGGAGGGTATCGCCGATCCAGTAGACGATCTCTACTCGCAGGTAGTCGTTTCGTCGGGCGAAAAGACGATCCACGTCGCCGGAACGACCGCCCGCGATTCGGATGGTCTCGTCGTCGGTGAGACCTACGCGGAACAGATCGAGCAGACGCTGACGAACGTCGAGGCATCGCTCGCTGCGGCCGGCGCTGATCCAGCCGACGTCGTTCGACAGACGATCTACGCGCTCGACTGTGACGCCTTCGTCGAGGAAGCGTACCCCCACGTCGTCGACTTCTACGGCGACGACGCGCTCCCGGCGTCGGCACTGATCGGGGCCGACAGCCTCGCCGATCCCGACTACCTCCTGGAACTCGAGGTGACGGCGGTCCTCGAGGAGTAG
- a CDS encoding glycosyltransferase family 4 protein, which yields MKISHYFEFEDRVTGGIHESVVHQRKMLDRLDIEYTTEPTLEADVFHCNLMGPRSVWYARRAGARGVPVVANTHVTAEDFGDSFRFTNALAKPLKPYLERAYGLADALVCPSAYNQRLIETYTDAPTTVISNGVDREKLEGFESLEAEYRERYDLDPPTVFLVGHVIKRKGLETFVELARRMPELDFAWFGPLDLSLKGTETTRLIENSPDNCTFTGYVDDIRGAFAAGDVFCFPTHEENEGIALLEAMTAGKPVLVRDIETFSWLEDGDDSLKVADSGVGGFEAALNRLKDPTLRDRLGTNAARRSEEFSLSTVANQYQSLYEEVA from the coding sequence ATGAAGATCAGTCACTACTTCGAATTCGAGGACCGCGTCACCGGCGGCATTCACGAGTCTGTCGTCCACCAGCGGAAGATGCTGGATCGGCTGGACATCGAGTACACGACCGAGCCGACGCTCGAGGCCGACGTGTTCCACTGTAATCTCATGGGACCACGCTCGGTCTGGTACGCGAGGCGGGCGGGCGCTCGCGGGGTTCCCGTGGTCGCCAACACCCACGTCACCGCGGAGGACTTCGGGGACAGTTTTCGGTTCACGAACGCCCTCGCCAAACCGCTGAAACCCTACCTCGAACGGGCCTACGGGCTGGCCGACGCGCTGGTCTGTCCGTCGGCGTACAATCAGCGGCTGATCGAAACCTACACCGACGCGCCGACGACCGTCATTTCGAACGGCGTCGACCGCGAGAAACTCGAGGGGTTCGAGTCCCTGGAAGCCGAGTACCGCGAACGGTACGACCTCGATCCGCCGACCGTCTTCCTCGTCGGCCACGTCATCAAGCGCAAGGGGTTGGAGACGTTCGTCGAGTTGGCCCGCCGAATGCCCGAACTGGACTTCGCGTGGTTCGGCCCGCTGGACCTTTCATTGAAAGGGACGGAAACGACGAGGCTGATCGAAAACTCGCCGGACAACTGTACGTTCACCGGCTACGTAGACGACATTCGCGGGGCGTTCGCAGCGGGCGATGTCTTCTGTTTCCCCACCCACGAGGAAAACGAAGGGATCGCGCTGCTGGAGGCGATGACCGCCGGCAAACCGGTCCTCGTCCGGGACATCGAGACGTTCTCGTGGCTCGAGGACGGGGACGATAGCCTGAAGGTAGCCGATTCGGGGGTCGGTGGGTTCGAGGCGGCGCTGAACCGGCTCAAAGATCCGACGCTTCGGGATCGGCTCGGAACGAACGCGGCACGGCGAAGCGAGGAGTTCTCGCTCTCGACGGTTGCGAACCAGTATCAGTCGCTATACGAGGAGGTGGCCTGA
- a CDS encoding aryl-sulfate sulfotransferase has translation MTEGSRPSLARFRSALSRNRLRIAFVAIVLVSAAVVVSASSGGISTASKEAVPNAPETDNHTVVTESGRAGTITAYEPDGDVLYYNNTRTKYFDVDPVEDDPLTVEYTATDTIHTEGPACSDPPCARNVIERADLETGEVEVLYERYDYKETAGEWHDADRINESHVVVADIVADQVFVVNTETEVVEWLWDAQSDFPVEEGGPYPEDWAHVNDVEYIDEGELEGTIMASLRNQDQVVFLDREEGLLEDWTLGAENEYDVQYEQHNPDYIPESEGGPAVVVADSENGRVQEFQREDGEWNRTWEWEDDRIQWPRDADRLPNGNTLITDTHGNRVMEVNATGDIVWEVGSTLPYEAERLETGPESEGGQSAAALGLESRTEADTGGGGDSGGGGFDIDPLGFLGDLIESVLPHRIYNGLLFATPVWMGQSEFAAIGIALVSGLTWLTMEIRWQLRDAGIRFRLPVYRGGGD, from the coding sequence GTGACCGAGGGATCGCGTCCATCGCTCGCTCGGTTCCGGTCGGCACTGTCGCGAAACCGACTCCGAATCGCGTTCGTAGCGATCGTCCTCGTGTCGGCCGCCGTCGTCGTCAGCGCGTCGTCGGGCGGGATTTCGACGGCGTCGAAAGAAGCCGTTCCGAACGCACCGGAGACGGACAACCATACCGTCGTCACCGAATCGGGCCGTGCCGGAACGATTACGGCCTACGAACCCGACGGCGACGTGCTCTACTACAACAACACGCGAACGAAGTACTTCGACGTCGACCCCGTCGAAGACGACCCGCTGACCGTCGAGTACACCGCGACGGACACGATCCACACCGAGGGACCGGCCTGTTCCGATCCGCCCTGTGCGCGAAACGTCATCGAACGGGCCGACCTCGAGACCGGCGAGGTCGAGGTGCTCTACGAGCGCTACGATTACAAGGAGACCGCCGGGGAGTGGCACGACGCGGACCGCATCAACGAGAGCCACGTCGTCGTCGCCGACATCGTCGCGGATCAGGTGTTCGTCGTGAACACCGAGACGGAGGTCGTCGAGTGGCTCTGGGACGCCCAGAGCGACTTCCCCGTCGAGGAAGGCGGCCCCTATCCGGAAGACTGGGCCCACGTCAACGACGTCGAATACATCGACGAGGGCGAACTGGAGGGGACGATCATGGCCAGTCTCCGGAACCAGGACCAGGTCGTCTTCCTCGACCGAGAGGAGGGCCTGCTCGAGGACTGGACGCTCGGGGCGGAAAACGAGTACGACGTGCAGTACGAACAGCACAACCCCGATTACATCCCCGAGAGCGAGGGCGGCCCCGCCGTCGTCGTCGCCGACTCCGAGAACGGACGCGTCCAGGAGTTCCAGCGCGAGGACGGCGAGTGGAATCGTACCTGGGAGTGGGAAGACGATCGGATCCAGTGGCCCCGCGATGCCGACCGGCTCCCCAACGGCAACACGCTGATCACCGACACCCACGGCAATCGCGTGATGGAGGTCAACGCCACCGGTGATATCGTCTGGGAGGTCGGCTCGACGCTGCCCTACGAGGCCGAACGCCTCGAGACGGGTCCCGAAAGCGAGGGCGGCCAGAGCGCGGCGGCGCTGGGCCTCGAGTCCCGGACCGAAGCCGACACCGGCGGCGGTGGCGATAGCGGTGGCGGCGGGTTCGACATCGATCCGCTCGGATTCCTCGGCGATCTCATCGAATCCGTTCTGCCCCACCGGATCTACAACGGACTCCTCTTTGCGACGCCCGTCTGGATGGGCCAATCGGAGTTCGCCGCCATCGGGATCGCGCTCGTGAGCGGACTCACGTGGCTCACCATGGAGATCAGGTGGCAACTCCGTGACGCCGGCATCAGGTTCCGGCTGCCCGTCTACCGAGGGGGCGGCGACTGA
- a CDS encoding lysylphosphatidylglycerol synthase transmembrane domain-containing protein, translating into MDERNRRAFLIGAFGAIAVFAVLLFLVGARSVIDTLLSATPSLVAATFALALCWLAAWSLMLRTVLAALDVEIPLVKSFFVYAGAVFANNVTPFGQAGGEPIAALLVSKVSDARYETGLVGIATVDVLNVIPSISLVLVGVGYYATTAAIGERLETAVGSAIALIGAIVVVMVLVWRYRDGLIDRLPAIIAPRLGRLGLDRFDSETLEEDLTDRMGRFFENIERVATDRWRLSAVIGLSLCGWLFQTAALLIAFAALGQTVPPYVLLFVIPLANLAGAAPLPGGLGGIEAAFVTLLVPTTGVPASTVTAAVLIFRGAIYWMPVLIGGLSVSGFGVRALR; encoded by the coding sequence ATGGACGAGCGAAACCGGCGGGCATTCCTCATCGGAGCGTTCGGGGCGATTGCGGTCTTCGCCGTCCTGCTTTTCCTCGTCGGCGCACGGAGCGTCATCGACACGTTGCTCTCCGCGACCCCATCCCTGGTCGCCGCCACGTTCGCCCTCGCTCTCTGTTGGCTGGCCGCCTGGAGCCTGATGCTTCGAACAGTGCTCGCCGCTCTCGACGTCGAGATCCCCCTCGTCAAGTCGTTTTTCGTCTACGCCGGTGCCGTCTTCGCCAACAACGTCACGCCCTTCGGGCAGGCCGGCGGCGAACCGATCGCGGCCCTGCTCGTCTCGAAGGTGTCCGACGCCCGCTACGAAACCGGACTCGTCGGGATCGCGACCGTCGACGTCCTCAACGTGATCCCGTCGATCTCGCTCGTCCTCGTGGGCGTCGGCTACTACGCGACCACCGCAGCGATCGGGGAGCGCCTCGAGACGGCCGTCGGGTCGGCGATCGCACTGATCGGAGCTATCGTAGTCGTCATGGTGCTCGTCTGGCGGTACCGGGATGGACTCATCGATCGTCTCCCGGCGATCATCGCCCCGCGTCTCGGCCGGCTCGGCCTCGATCGCTTCGATTCGGAGACGCTCGAGGAAGACCTGACGGATCGGATGGGCAGGTTCTTCGAAAACATCGAACGCGTAGCGACCGATCGGTGGCGTCTCTCGGCGGTGATCGGGCTGTCGCTGTGTGGCTGGCTCTTCCAGACGGCCGCACTCTTGATCGCGTTCGCCGCACTGGGACAGACCGTCCCGCCGTACGTCCTGCTGTTCGTGATCCCGCTCGCGAACCTCGCGGGTGCAGCCCCGCTTCCGGGCGGACTCGGGGGGATCGAGGCCGCGTTCGTCACGCTGCTCGTCCCGACCACCGGCGTCCCGGCGTCGACGGTTACCGCGGCCGTACTCATCTTCCGGGGTGCGATCTACTGGATGCCGGTCCTGATCGGCGGGCTCTCGGTGTCGGGCTTTGGCGTTCGGGCACTGCGGTGA
- a CDS encoding metal-dependent hydrolase: MYRDGHAGFNALLYAPFVPLIAASHSLEAALWGGVLVLATATLPDIDNGIDRVAHRGPTHTVWFALLIGFVAGTGTVLLARSNVGIDGSFEFGFVLGVCGILAHLAGDLVTPMGITPFAPLWRAHVTLDWFASKNGRINRAFLLVGSIALSASMSLAIWQPIS, from the coding sequence ATGTACCGAGACGGCCACGCCGGATTCAACGCGCTCCTGTACGCGCCGTTCGTACCGCTGATAGCCGCCAGCCACTCGCTCGAGGCGGCTCTCTGGGGTGGTGTACTCGTCCTCGCCACGGCGACCCTCCCCGACATCGACAACGGAATCGACCGAGTGGCTCACCGCGGGCCGACGCACACCGTCTGGTTCGCCCTCCTGATTGGGTTCGTCGCCGGGACGGGAACAGTGCTCCTCGCGCGCTCGAACGTCGGGATCGATGGTAGTTTCGAGTTCGGGTTCGTCCTCGGGGTCTGTGGCATCCTCGCCCACCTCGCGGGCGATCTCGTGACGCCGATGGGGATCACCCCGTTCGCACCACTCTGGCGGGCCCACGTCACGCTGGACTGGTTCGCGTCCAAGAACGGTCGGATCAACCGCGCGTTCCTGCTCGTCGGATCGATCGCGCTGTCCGCGTCGATGAGTCTGGCGATCTGGCAGCCGATCTCGTAG
- a CDS encoding FixH family protein gives MMFPRRLVVVGTIAVLLVGAVGPAVAHETRAIDGNEITFGGADEPLVTGDRMWLEFSVVDAESGDPVETHAANLTVSVQTGDHEKRALEVSEKHGEPGVYEAPVVFTDPGDYVVHLEGSLDGTDVHTHFETTVHDHTDLEYPGDATADEASDGDTDENRTQAAGLGSDLTVAAVVGAIGLLATGVAILLRRQ, from the coding sequence ATGATGTTTCCTAGACGACTGGTCGTCGTCGGAACGATCGCGGTACTGCTCGTTGGAGCCGTCGGCCCCGCCGTCGCCCACGAAACACGGGCTATCGACGGGAACGAGATAACGTTCGGCGGCGCGGACGAACCGCTGGTCACCGGCGACCGAATGTGGCTCGAGTTCTCGGTCGTCGACGCGGAATCGGGCGATCCGGTCGAAACCCACGCCGCGAACCTGACCGTCTCCGTCCAGACGGGCGACCACGAGAAGCGAGCCCTCGAGGTCAGCGAAAAGCACGGTGAACCGGGGGTCTACGAAGCGCCGGTCGTCTTCACGGATCCCGGCGACTACGTCGTCCACCTAGAGGGGAGCCTCGACGGAACCGACGTGCACACGCACTTCGAGACGACCGTCCACGACCACACCGACCTCGAGTACCCCGGTGACGCTACCGCCGACGAAGCGTCGGACGGGGACACGGACGAGAACCGGACGCAGGCGGCTGGCTTGGGATCCGATCTCACGGTCGCCGCCGTCGTCGGCGCGATCGGACTCCTCGCCACCGGTGTGGCGATCCTGCTCCGGCGACAGTAA